CTCCTTAATTTTGGGTGTTAGCAACTTTAATTTTAAGGGAAATTTCACTTTATGCTCGTTTTTTTGCAAAAAAATGTTGAGGTGCTTCCAGCTAGAAGCTGGGTACCCCAACATTTATTATAGAACCTGAAATACTAATAAAAAGACCAGCCATTAGGCTGGTTTTTTTTGTTCATTATTAGTAGTAAGAAGAATTTTAATAACTTTCTCAACCCTTAAGTAACATTGCATCAATTTACAAAATTTTGAAATCTGACCTGCTATAATATGAATAAATCATCTAATGACTCCATAGATTGTTATGAAAGTCATTTAATGGAATTTAGTTAGGTGGTATGTGAATGTATGTTTACGTAGATGTGCTACTTTGCGTCAACGTAATAATGAATACCATTCTTTTGATAATAACGGCGTGGCTAGCGCGTATATCATTTGCTTGGTGGCGGGTCATTTTAGCGGCATGCTTGGGAGCGCTATATGTAATTGGCGGTGCGTTACTGGAATTTGCAATTTTTTATACGCCAATCTTTAAATTATTTGTTTCTTTTTCGCTTATCTTTATAGCTTTTGAGTTTAAGACATGGAGAGCATTCTTATTACAAATTGCAGTGTTTTATATCACTTCATTTATCCTAGGGGGGGCGGTACTCGGTTGGTTGTTTTTTTGGTGTTCGGGAAATCCCTTTTCTCAGCTGGGTAAAGAGATTTCAACATCATGGATATTATTAACCGGAGGAATCTTTGTATGTTTCGCACTATTGTCTATTGTAACTAAGTTTGTACTAAATCGTATGCTTCGCCAGCGTACGTTATACCAGACAGAAGCTAAATATAACGATAAATCGGTTGTTTTCACGGCAATGCTTGATACCGGCAATGCTCTTTATACAATCTTAGGACGGAGGCCTGTCGTCTTAGTAAATCAAACTACTATTGAACAGCTTATGGATGATTGTGTAGCAAAATTTTTAAAAGATTGCCCATCCGAACAATGGTTTGAAAACTTAGAAGCATGTGGTGATGACGCTTGGCTGTCACGTGTGCAGATTATCCCATACCAATCGGTAGGAATAAATAACTTACTGCTAGGTTTTCGGCCTGATATATTAGTGATTAAGACTGAACGCGGAATAATAGAAACAGATAATGTCGTTTTAGGTCTATATCGAGGTGAATTAGCAAAAAATAATATGTACCAAGCTTTATTACATCCCGCGATTCTCAAGGCTTAAGGGAGGCGAAATAATGCGTATTAAATGGCCAATAATCAAGCTAGCAATAAAGCTCAGAATAATTGCGTTTTTGCAGGCACTTAGGCTGTTAGAGCCTGACGAAATTTTTTATGTAGGCAGTACAGAAATTTTACCGCCTCCACTTAGTAATGATGAGGAAGTCTTTTTACTTACTAGGTTGCAAAAGGGCGATAAAGCCGTTAAGAGTGTTTTTATTGAACGGAATTTACGTTTAGTGGTTTATATTGCCAGAAAATTCGAGAACACAGGTGT
This genomic stretch from Veillonellaceae bacterium harbors:
- a CDS encoding sigma-E processing peptidase SpoIIGA produces the protein MYVYVDVLLCVNVIMNTILLIITAWLARISFAWWRVILAACLGALYVIGGALLEFAIFYTPIFKLFVSFSLIFIAFEFKTWRAFLLQIAVFYITSFILGGAVLGWLFFWCSGNPFSQLGKEISTSWILLTGGIFVCFALLSIVTKFVLNRMLRQRTLYQTEAKYNDKSVVFTAMLDTGNALYTILGRRPVVLVNQTTIEQLMDDCVAKFLKDCPSEQWFENLEACGDDAWLSRVQIIPYQSVGINNLLLGFRPDILVIKTERGIIETDNVVLGLYRGELAKNNMYQALLHPAILKA